From Anopheles arabiensis isolate DONGOLA chromosome 3, AaraD3, whole genome shotgun sequence, a single genomic window includes:
- the LOC120904826 gene encoding UBX domain-containing protein 2 has translation MASKENVKALVEITGLKEDQATNLLTAYNGNLEGAINAFYENPEGILNPEPAVVIDDDDSGSGPSSAPSGRAALVHDDDDNVRAPIPRKTEILLPQIEMNRARIGKRRAAIITEVPFRNFELEGRIQEQMLMQQDQGPSAKKVTRLEALFMPPFDILFSGGFDQAQRHGNSVDRWLLVNLQDDLNFSCQTLNRDLWSDARLKEFMRHHLVFWQQSNKTTDGAKFKTFYKVRSEPYIGMIDPRTGEEVRNLSGNDLSPARFLETLKTFLVENKSPHGKEINLNRAYQLGMGGGGPSTSSNGGGSGKSVTQYGASSSGQGSSSSSSSKAQQSSTSSTAAGSSRNRWVTVIDDDEDDFQEITDSESDSEENDRPPRPTGSSSSSKLAADVPKAGSSAPASPHKQKEAPATEQAKSTNAPSTRRSDEEPAQHPWEKDDRSLPTLEDEPAAPVLSSDSESSLAPDQKTRILLKMPGNVTERLFFRSSRTLEQAIAKLRQKYEQHCRPTDATVDVRFFCQAIKSDLAVLDTSKTLLELKIHPNAVIHVTTDD, from the coding sequence ATGGCTAGCAAAGAGAACGTGAAAGCGCTGGTTGAAATAACTGGCCTAAAGGAGGACCAAGCGACCAACCTGCTGACCGCGTACAATGGCAACCTGGAGGGAGCGATCAACGCGTTCTACGAGAATCCCGAAGGCATCCTGAACCCGGAACCGGCCGTCGtaatcgacgacgacgacagtgGCTCGGGACCGTCGTCCGCACCGAGCGGCCGGGCGGCCCTCgtgcacgacgacgacgacaacgttCGCGCTCCGATCCCGCGCAAGACGGAGATACTGCTGCCACAGATCGAAATGAACCGTGCCCGGATCGGGAAGCGACGGGCAGCCATCATTACCGAGGTGCCGTTCCGCAACTTTGAGCTGGAGGGCCGCATCCAGGAGCAGATGCTGATGCAGCAAGACCAGGGCCCGTCGGCGAAGAAGGTGACCCGGCTCGAGGCCCTCTTCATGCCACCGTTCGATATACTGTTCTCCGGTGGATTCGACCAGGCACAGCGACACGGCAATTCGGTCGACCGGTGGCTGCTGGTGAACTTGCAGGACGATCTGAACTTCAGCTGCCAAACGCTGAACCGCGATCTGTGGTCGGACGCACGGCTGAAGGAATTCATGCGCCATCATCTGGTGTTTTGGCAGCAGTCGAACAAAACGACGGACGGGGCCAAGTTTAAGACGTTTTACAAGGTCCGTTCCGAGCCGTACATTGGCATGATTGACCCGCGAACAGGGGAGGAGGTGCGGAATCTGTCCGGTAACGATCTGTCGCCGGCGCGATTTCTCGAAACGCTCAAAACCTTTCTGGTGGAGAACAAATCGCCCCACGGCAAGGAGATTAATCTGAACCGGGCGTACCAGCTCGGCATGGGCGGCGGCGGTCCCTCCACGTCTTCGAACGGTGGTGGATCGGGCAAGAGTGTCACCCAGTACGGGGCCAGCAGTAGCGGTCAgggaagtagcagcagcagcagcagcaaagcacaGCAGTCGTCAACCAGCAGCACAGCCGCCGGATCGAGCAGAAACCGCTGGGTTACGGTTATCGATGACGATGAGGATGACTTTCAGGAGATTACGGACAGTGAAAGTGACAGTGAGGAAAACGACCGGCCACCCCGGccaaccggcagcagcagcagcagcaaacttgCCGCCGACGTACCGAAAGCGGGCTCGTCAGCACCCGCCTCGCCTCACAAACAGAAGGAAGCACCGGCAACGGAACAAGCAAAGAGCACAAACGCGCCGTCAACCAGGCGCAGCGACGAAGAACCGGCACAACATCCCTGGGAAAAGGATGACCGAAGCCTTCCGACGCTCGAGGACGAACCCGCTGCGCCGGTGCTTAGTTCCGATTCGGAATCAAGCCTGGCGCCGGATCAGAAAACGCGCATCCTGCTGAAAATGCCGGGCAACGTGACGGAGCGACTGTTCTTCCGAAGTTCCCGCACGCTCGAGCAAGCGATCGCAAAGCTGCGGCAGAAGTACGAGCAACACTGCCGCCCCACGGACGCGACGGTGGATGTGCGATTCTTCTGCCAGGCCATCAAGTCGGATCTGGCTGTGCTGGACACTTCGAAAACGCTGCTGGAGCTCAAGATTCACCCGAACGCTGTGATTCACGTAACGACGGACGATTAG